From one Thalassospira lucentensis genomic stretch:
- a CDS encoding (2Fe-2S) ferredoxin domain-containing protein yields the protein MTTEAHFYQAHVFVCQNERPVGHERGCCNTKGATKLRNYMKIRAKELGLPMTRINTAGCLDRCELGPVMVIYPEGTWYRYETMEDVDAILNDHLVGGKVVERLRLSPDQ from the coding sequence TTGACCACCGAGGCACATTTTTATCAGGCGCATGTTTTCGTGTGCCAGAACGAGCGTCCCGTGGGACACGAACGCGGATGCTGCAATACCAAAGGCGCGACAAAGCTTCGCAATTACATGAAAATCCGCGCCAAAGAACTTGGTTTGCCGATGACCCGGATTAATACCGCCGGGTGCCTTGATCGCTGCGAATTGGGCCCGGTGATGGTGATCTATCCTGAAGGGACCTGGTATCGTTACGAGACAATGGAGGATGTCGATGCCATCCTCAACGATCATCTCGTCGGTGGGAAGGTGGTTGAACGGCTGCGGCTAAGCCCGGATCAATAA
- a CDS encoding DUF6489 family protein, with amino-acid sequence MKVSVDIDCTPEELRTFFGLPDVQPMQQALMKDIEDRMKANLAAMDPETMLNTWLPQGMQNWEQLQKAFWSQFNAAGNSTGKNTKD; translated from the coding sequence ATTGCACACCGGAAGAACTGCGCACCTTTTTTGGTCTGCCTGATGTGCAACCCATGCAGCAGGCCTTAATGAAAGATATCGAGGACCGTATGAAAGCCAATCTTGCGGCGATGGATCCCGAAACCATGCTCAATACGTGGCTGCCGCAAGGCATGCAGAACTGGGAACAGCTCCAGAAAGCCTTCTGGAGCCAGTTTAACGCTGCCGGCAACAGCACTGGCAAGAACACCAAGGACTGA